From one Henriciella marina DSM 19595 genomic stretch:
- a CDS encoding glutamate--cysteine ligase — protein sequence MTTPTSDIDENAARIESKSELVEWIEEGCTPRSDWKIGTEHEKFGFIKEGLRPLPYDGEVSIRAMLDGLAEKFGWEPIVESGLLIGLKKDGASVSLEPGGQFELSGAPLEHIHQTCNEVGDHLREVREIADPLGIGFLGMGSSPLWSMDETPMMPKGRYAIMRDYMLQVGRLGREMMFRTCTVQVNLDFASEADMVKKCRVSLALQPLGTALFANSPFTEGRTNGFLSYRSHIWTDTDPDRSGMLPFMFDDGAGFERYVDYALDVPMYFVRRGGKYLDASGKSFRDFMNGKLDILPGEKPAMDDFVDHLSTIFPEVRLKRFLEMRGSDSGPWSRLCAFSGFWTGILYDQAALDAAWELVKDWTAAERESVRQSVRVLGLRTPIPGGRTMQDLAKDILMISRNGLKSRARLGSAGDDETGFISELDEIAESGLTPADRLLELYHGEWGRRVEPAFETLAY from the coding sequence ATGACGACACCTACGTCCGACATTGATGAGAACGCCGCGCGTATCGAGTCGAAATCCGAGCTTGTCGAATGGATTGAAGAGGGCTGTACGCCCCGTTCAGACTGGAAGATCGGCACCGAGCACGAGAAGTTCGGCTTCATCAAGGAGGGGCTCCGCCCGCTTCCCTATGATGGCGAAGTATCTATCCGTGCCATGCTGGATGGACTTGCCGAAAAGTTTGGCTGGGAACCGATTGTCGAGTCGGGCCTGCTGATTGGGCTGAAAAAGGACGGCGCCAGCGTCAGCCTTGAGCCAGGCGGCCAGTTTGAACTTTCCGGGGCGCCGCTCGAGCATATTCACCAGACCTGCAATGAGGTCGGCGACCATCTCAGAGAGGTCCGCGAGATCGCAGATCCACTCGGGATCGGTTTCCTCGGCATGGGGTCTTCGCCGCTCTGGTCGATGGATGAAACGCCGATGATGCCCAAGGGGCGTTACGCGATCATGCGGGATTACATGCTCCAGGTCGGCCGTCTTGGCCGTGAGATGATGTTCCGCACGTGTACGGTTCAGGTTAATCTCGATTTCGCGTCTGAGGCCGACATGGTGAAGAAGTGCCGCGTGTCGCTGGCGCTTCAGCCACTAGGGACCGCTCTATTCGCGAACTCTCCGTTTACTGAAGGCCGCACGAACGGGTTCCTTTCCTATCGTTCGCACATCTGGACAGACACCGACCCCGATCGCTCGGGCATGCTGCCATTCATGTTTGACGACGGCGCAGGTTTTGAAAGATATGTTGACTACGCCCTTGATGTACCTATGTATTTTGTGCGCCGCGGCGGTAAGTATCTCGATGCCTCCGGCAAGAGTTTCCGTGACTTCATGAATGGCAAGCTGGACATTTTGCCGGGCGAAAAACCCGCCATGGATGATTTCGTGGATCACCTGTCGACCATATTCCCTGAGGTTCGGCTGAAGCGGTTCCTCGAGATGCGCGGCTCCGATTCTGGCCCGTGGAGTCGGCTCTGCGCCTTCTCCGGTTTCTGGACTGGTATTCTCTATGATCAGGCAGCGCTCGATGCAGCCTGGGAGCTGGTGAAGGACTGGACTGCGGCTGAGCGCGAATCGGTTCGCCAGTCGGTCCGCGTGCTCGGCCTCAGAACACCGATCCCAGGCGGCCGGACGATGCAGGACCTTGCCAAGGACATTCTGATGATCAGCCGCAATGGCCTGAAATCTCGTGCGCGCCTTGGGTCGGCCGGTGATGATGAGACCGGTTTCATCTCCGAACTCGACGAGATCGCAGAAAGTGGCCTTACCCCCGCTGACAGATTGCTTGAACTCTATCATGGTGAATGGGGCAGGCGGGTTGAACCAGCCTTCGAGACACTGGCCTATTAG
- a CDS encoding 4-hydroxybenzoate octaprenyltransferase: protein MSDPTTSSSGPVQPENEAVEPATYETGSKAPADSALPNWLVSLPETLRPYAALARLDRPIGTWLVMLPALASLAYTRINTGFFWIDIWWDALIVIGAVTMRGAACTWNDIQDRDFDAEVARTANRPLPAGDVTVTQAYIFLGLQVFIAFIAWLCIPFDAKIVALLALPLIAAYPFMKRVTWWPQIWLGFTINWGVLVAAAMATHVSFGTVLLYLGFAAWTVGYDTIYAMQDREDDALIGVKSTARLLGEQTILGAFCFYLSAAAFFGGAVAANGATRLGALTVIAFFGHAIWQIYKMNQDDDHALMVFKSNAWAALILVAGFTLTAII from the coding sequence ATGAGTGATCCGACGACATCTAGTTCAGGACCGGTCCAGCCGGAAAATGAAGCGGTTGAGCCAGCGACCTACGAAACTGGCTCAAAGGCACCTGCAGATAGCGCGCTGCCGAACTGGCTTGTGTCGCTGCCCGAAACGCTTCGGCCCTATGCTGCCCTGGCGCGACTGGACCGCCCTATCGGGACCTGGCTGGTAATGCTCCCGGCGCTCGCCTCTCTTGCGTATACCCGCATCAACACGGGTTTCTTCTGGATCGATATCTGGTGGGACGCGCTGATCGTTATTGGCGCGGTTACCATGCGCGGTGCCGCCTGCACATGGAATGACATTCAGGATCGCGACTTCGACGCCGAAGTTGCCAGAACGGCAAACCGGCCGCTGCCCGCCGGCGACGTTACCGTCACCCAAGCCTATATCTTCCTCGGTCTGCAGGTCTTCATCGCCTTTATTGCATGGCTCTGCATTCCGTTTGACGCAAAGATCGTCGCACTGCTGGCCCTGCCGCTAATCGCTGCCTACCCGTTCATGAAGCGCGTCACTTGGTGGCCGCAGATCTGGCTTGGATTCACGATCAATTGGGGCGTGCTTGTTGCTGCGGCCATGGCGACGCACGTGTCGTTCGGCACTGTGCTGCTCTATCTCGGTTTTGCAGCGTGGACCGTCGGCTATGACACAATCTACGCCATGCAGGATCGGGAGGATGATGCTCTGATCGGGGTGAAGTCGACTGCACGGCTCCTCGGTGAGCAGACCATTCTCGGCGCTTTCTGTTTCTACCTGTCAGCAGCCGCATTCTTTGGCGGTGCGGTCGCTGCAAATGGCGCAACACGGCTTGGTGCCCTGACGGTGATCGCTTTCTTCGGGCATGCGATATGGCAGATCTATAAAATGAACCAGGACGATGATCATGCCCTCATGGTGTTCAAATCAAATGCCTGGGCAGCGCTGATCCTGGTTGCAGGCTTCACCCTAACCGCAATCATCTAG
- a CDS encoding 16S rRNA (uracil(1498)-N(3))-methyltransferase translates to MSSFPRLFVDSPLNEGEKAALSDNQSNYVLRVMRLSEGDPVRVFNGRDGEWVARLVQESGKRASIVPDRQTRPQVETPDLTLFFAPLKKTRTDFVVEKACELGVRKIQPVMTERTQSSRVRRDRLQSVVIEAAEQTERMDVPEVFDDVSLQAALEAWPSDQPLYYCDEAGDARPMRDVLGDAAQGPAGILTGPEGGFSPRERDWIRKLQNIQPVTLGPRILRAETAVVAALTLWQSCVGDWQEHPYLPETENG, encoded by the coding sequence ATGAGTTCCTTTCCCCGTCTTTTCGTCGATTCCCCTCTGAACGAGGGTGAGAAAGCCGCGCTGAGTGACAATCAGTCGAACTATGTGCTGCGGGTCATGCGCCTGTCTGAAGGCGACCCTGTCCGCGTGTTTAATGGCCGCGACGGAGAGTGGGTCGCACGTCTCGTTCAGGAGAGTGGGAAGCGGGCTTCGATCGTCCCGGACCGGCAGACGCGGCCACAAGTCGAGACACCTGATCTCACTTTGTTTTTCGCGCCGCTGAAGAAGACGCGCACCGACTTTGTCGTCGAAAAGGCCTGTGAGCTGGGGGTCCGGAAAATACAGCCCGTGATGACCGAGCGCACGCAGTCGAGCCGGGTTCGCCGCGATCGGCTGCAGTCGGTCGTTATCGAGGCGGCAGAACAGACCGAGCGCATGGATGTGCCTGAGGTCTTCGATGACGTGTCGCTGCAAGCCGCTCTGGAGGCATGGCCTTCTGATCAGCCGCTGTACTATTGCGATGAGGCGGGCGATGCCCGCCCCATGCGTGACGTCTTAGGAGACGCTGCGCAAGGACCTGCCGGTATCCTGACAGGTCCGGAGGGCGGATTTTCACCGCGAGAAAGAGACTGGATACGAAAACTACAGAATATTCAGCCGGTTACCCTTGGCCCCCGTATCCTTAGAGCGGAAACAGCTGTTGTCGCTGCGCTGACTCTTTGGCAATCGTGTGTTGGCGACTGGCAGGAACACCCCTATCTGCCTGAAACCGAAAACGGCTAG
- a CDS encoding DUF2237 family protein encodes MKARNVLGTELAVCGRDPETGFYRDGCCNTGPEDRGNHTVCAIVTAEFLAFSKSKGNDLTSAVPAFGFPGLKPGDRWCLCAGRWEEARLADAAPTVDLEATHEGALSVTSLEALKDHGLQSTH; translated from the coding sequence ATGAAAGCGCGCAATGTATTGGGCACCGAACTGGCCGTTTGCGGACGAGACCCTGAGACAGGATTCTACCGCGATGGCTGCTGCAACACTGGGCCAGAGGACCGCGGCAATCACACCGTCTGCGCAATCGTCACCGCAGAGTTTCTGGCTTTCAGCAAGTCCAAGGGCAATGATCTAACGAGCGCGGTGCCAGCCTTCGGCTTTCCGGGTCTGAAGCCCGGCGATCGCTGGTGTCTCTGCGCAGGTCGCTGGGAAGAGGCAAGACTTGCAGACGCGGCCCCGACGGTCGATCTTGAGGCAACCCATGAAGGCGCCCTCAGTGTGACCTCCCTTGAGGCACTGAAGGATCATGGCTTACAGTCCACGCACTAG
- a CDS encoding DsbA family oxidoreductase — protein MTKLTIEMVSDLVCPWCWLGLRRIRKAIDLAEDVDVDLVFRPFELDPTIPQGGVNYRDYMASKFGPETEDNRWASMREALVEFGKEEDIPFNFGALRHRPNSFDAHRLVRWAQGQGKGVEAKEALFSAYFEHARDIGDYEVLADVGESIGLERAIVEKLLNSDADAEATREEENLFREMGIGGVPTYIAMRKIAVQGAESSEKLAKFLSASARQMPQQRSYG, from the coding sequence ATGACCAAGCTAACAATCGAAATGGTTTCCGACCTCGTCTGCCCATGGTGCTGGCTGGGCCTTCGCCGAATTCGAAAAGCCATAGACCTCGCAGAAGACGTCGATGTCGATCTTGTCTTCCGGCCATTTGAGCTTGATCCCACAATCCCGCAGGGCGGCGTCAATTACCGCGACTACATGGCGAGCAAGTTCGGCCCCGAAACCGAAGACAATCGCTGGGCCAGCATGCGTGAGGCCCTCGTCGAATTCGGCAAGGAAGAGGACATACCGTTCAACTTCGGCGCGCTCCGCCATCGCCCCAACAGCTTCGATGCCCACCGTCTGGTGCGCTGGGCACAGGGACAGGGCAAAGGCGTTGAAGCCAAGGAAGCGCTCTTTTCGGCTTATTTCGAGCATGCGCGCGACATTGGCGATTATGAGGTTCTCGCAGATGTCGGCGAGTCTATCGGCCTGGAGCGCGCCATCGTGGAGAAGCTGTTGAACTCCGATGCCGATGCAGAGGCGACCCGCGAGGAAGAGAACCTCTTCCGTGAGATGGGGATCGGCGGGGTACCGACTTATATCGCCATGCGCAAGATCGCCGTCCAAGGCGCCGAAAGCTCTGAGAAGCTCGCTAAATTCCTGAGCGCATCAGCCAGACAGATGCCTCAACAGAGAAGCTACGGCTAG
- a CDS encoding ABC transporter ATP-binding protein, with amino-acid sequence MATGPVAERTHSLFRLIRERFKPHWKWFVVGTLCAAVTAVAAASYGYLLKLIVEGLEALAQPDSGVVPSNLWWLIGIIGFAAAVRSLSLYGMTLANNTGVQRAVVDVQADQFNSLTDGDFARLSGDRSGGFVSRFINDVNALRDAGLRLANNLTKGVLTVTGVLITMFIMDWKLTLVLILVYPIAFGPVIGLGNRVRRRSKQAQRQIGEVASLLSESFQSARVVKAYGLENYQKARARRGFAERSRLFLKVLTDRAAVDPILEITGGLALVGILALTAWRIADGDTSLGNFVGVIGAVAVAAPEVRALGTLNAVAQEGGAAADRVFEIIDASPQIKDRSDATPLEAARGSVEFDNVHFAYPDGSQALKGLSFSANPGETVALVGPSGAGKSTVFNLLLRLYEPVSGTVLVDGCDVRNYTGASLRRATALVAQEALLFDDTVAANIALGRIGARREEIKEAARAASAHDFILGLPGGYEAPCGEMGRNLSGGQRQRIALARAIIRQAPILLLDEATSALDAESEAKVQVALGEYAKNRTTLVIAHRLSTVRSADRIVVLDDGKVAEEGTHQELLRHGGLYKQLVELQLS; translated from the coding sequence ATGGCAACCGGGCCAGTGGCAGAGCGCACCCACAGCCTGTTCAGGTTGATCAGGGAACGGTTCAAGCCGCACTGGAAGTGGTTCGTTGTTGGCACGCTCTGCGCGGCAGTGACCGCCGTTGCGGCCGCTTCGTATGGCTATCTGCTAAAGCTGATCGTTGAGGGCCTTGAAGCGCTTGCACAGCCGGACTCGGGTGTGGTGCCGTCGAATTTGTGGTGGCTCATCGGCATTATCGGGTTTGCGGCTGCGGTCAGGTCGCTCTCGCTCTATGGCATGACGCTGGCCAATAATACCGGCGTCCAGCGCGCGGTTGTCGACGTTCAGGCAGATCAGTTCAATTCGCTCACTGACGGCGATTTCGCACGCCTCTCTGGCGACCGGTCGGGCGGTTTCGTTTCCCGCTTTATCAATGACGTGAACGCGCTGCGCGATGCCGGCCTCCGGCTGGCAAACAATCTGACCAAGGGCGTGCTGACCGTTACTGGCGTCCTGATCACCATGTTCATCATGGACTGGAAGCTTACGCTGGTCCTGATCCTTGTCTATCCAATTGCTTTTGGCCCCGTGATAGGCCTCGGCAACCGAGTGCGCCGCCGCTCGAAGCAGGCGCAGCGCCAGATCGGTGAAGTTGCATCGCTCCTGTCCGAGAGCTTTCAGTCAGCTCGTGTGGTGAAAGCCTATGGGCTGGAGAACTATCAGAAGGCCCGTGCGCGGCGCGGTTTTGCGGAGCGGTCTCGTCTCTTTCTGAAGGTTCTAACCGACAGGGCGGCCGTCGATCCGATTCTTGAGATTACCGGCGGGCTCGCGCTTGTCGGTATTCTGGCTCTAACCGCCTGGCGCATTGCAGATGGCGACACCTCGCTTGGCAATTTCGTCGGCGTCATCGGGGCGGTCGCTGTCGCAGCGCCGGAAGTGCGGGCACTCGGTACGCTTAATGCCGTCGCGCAGGAGGGGGGCGCGGCAGCAGACCGTGTCTTCGAGATTATCGATGCATCGCCCCAGATAAAGGACAGGTCCGATGCCACACCGCTTGAGGCGGCGCGTGGTAGCGTTGAGTTCGACAATGTGCACTTTGCCTACCCGGACGGCTCGCAGGCGCTGAAAGGTCTCTCATTCTCCGCAAATCCGGGTGAAACTGTGGCGCTTGTCGGTCCGTCGGGAGCGGGAAAGTCTACTGTATTCAATCTCCTGCTGAGGTTATATGAACCTGTGTCCGGTACGGTTCTGGTCGATGGCTGTGATGTGCGCAACTATACGGGCGCAAGCCTCAGGCGGGCGACTGCCCTCGTCGCGCAAGAGGCTCTTCTTTTCGACGATACGGTGGCTGCGAATATCGCGCTTGGCCGGATCGGGGCGCGGCGCGAAGAAATCAAGGAAGCTGCGCGGGCTGCCAGTGCGCATGACTTCATTCTCGGTTTGCCGGGTGGCTATGAAGCCCCTTGTGGTGAGATGGGCCGCAATCTGTCGGGCGGGCAGCGCCAGCGTATCGCCCTCGCCAGAGCCATCATCAGGCAGGCGCCTATCCTGCTCCTTGATGAGGCGACCTCGGCGCTAGACGCCGAGAGTGAGGCGAAGGTGCAGGTAGCCCTGGGCGAGTATGCCAAGAACCGCACGACTTTGGTCATTGCTCACAGGCTTTCGACCGTCCGGTCAGCAGACCGGATCGTCGTGCTGGATGATGGCAAGGTTGCTGAAGAAGGTACCCACCAGGAGCTGCTTCGCCACGGAGGCCTCTACAAGCAGCTTGTCGAGCTACAGCTCAGCTAG
- a CDS encoding NAD-dependent succinate-semialdehyde dehydrogenase: MSVSSINPATEETIETFEPHSPVDVDAALSRAEGRYEDWRLTSFEHRARLMQKAADVLESHVDDWGPSMSLEMGKPLSQAQGELKKCAWVCRHYAENASKYLEDQTIKTDASKAFVRHLPIGPVLAVMPWNFPYWQVFRFAAPALMAGNVGLLKHASNVWRCALNIEDVFRQAGFPEGCFQTLLIGSDQVEKVVRDRRVRAATLTGSGPAGASVASIAGDEIKPTVLELGGTDAFIVMPSADIEAAVETAIDARTQNNGQSCIAAKRFFVHADVYDDFREKFVEGMKALKVGDPLEDGTNIGPLAMKDIRDDLASQVEKSIKAGARPLFEQKDLPDTGWWYGPQILEEAPDNAPAAHEEMFGPVASLWKVSSLTDAIRRANDSPFGLGSSICTTERAEMDQAIRDLEAGSTFVNSKVASDPRLPFGGVKTSGYGRELAEDGIRAFINRKTVSIA; the protein is encoded by the coding sequence ATGAGTGTCAGCTCGATCAATCCCGCCACCGAAGAGACGATAGAAACCTTCGAGCCACACAGCCCGGTCGATGTCGATGCAGCCCTCTCCAGGGCAGAAGGACGATACGAAGACTGGCGCCTGACGAGCTTTGAGCACCGCGCGAGGCTGATGCAGAAAGCTGCCGACGTTCTGGAATCGCATGTCGATGACTGGGGCCCGTCGATGAGCCTTGAGATGGGCAAACCTCTTTCTCAGGCGCAGGGCGAGCTGAAGAAGTGCGCCTGGGTCTGTCGTCATTACGCTGAGAACGCGAGCAAATACCTCGAAGACCAGACGATCAAGACCGATGCCAGCAAGGCCTTCGTGCGCCACTTGCCGATCGGTCCGGTGCTGGCCGTCATGCCCTGGAATTTCCCGTACTGGCAGGTGTTCCGGTTTGCAGCCCCTGCCCTGATGGCGGGCAATGTCGGGCTATTGAAACATGCATCCAATGTCTGGCGCTGCGCCCTCAACATCGAAGACGTATTTAGGCAAGCAGGTTTTCCCGAAGGATGTTTCCAGACGCTGCTGATCGGCTCTGACCAGGTCGAAAAAGTGGTCCGCGATCGGCGCGTTCGGGCCGCGACCCTGACCGGATCCGGTCCTGCAGGCGCCTCGGTCGCGAGCATTGCGGGCGATGAGATCAAGCCAACCGTGCTGGAGCTTGGCGGCACCGACGCTTTCATTGTCATGCCATCGGCCGATATCGAGGCGGCCGTGGAAACAGCGATTGACGCACGCACCCAGAACAATGGCCAATCCTGTATCGCGGCAAAGCGCTTCTTTGTTCACGCAGACGTCTATGACGATTTCCGTGAGAAGTTTGTCGAGGGAATGAAAGCTCTCAAGGTGGGTGATCCACTCGAAGACGGCACCAATATCGGTCCGCTCGCCATGAAGGATATTCGCGATGACCTCGCCTCGCAGGTCGAAAAGTCGATCAAGGCGGGCGCGCGCCCTCTCTTTGAGCAGAAAGACCTCCCCGACACCGGTTGGTGGTACGGCCCGCAGATCCTTGAGGAGGCGCCAGACAATGCGCCCGCCGCCCATGAAGAGATGTTCGGGCCGGTTGCCTCGCTCTGGAAGGTCTCAAGCCTGACCGATGCCATTAGGCGCGCCAATGACAGCCCATTCGGACTTGGCTCGTCCATTTGCACGACGGAAAGAGCCGAAATGGACCAAGCCATCAGAGACCTCGAGGCCGGCTCAACTTTTGTGAATTCAAAAGTGGCAAGTGACCCGCGCCTTCCATTCGGCGGCGTGAAGACATCCGGTTATGGCCGGGAGCTCGCCGAGGACGGCATTCGGGCCTTTATTAATCGCAAGACGGTCTCTATCGCCTGA